One Stratiformator vulcanicus genomic window, GGTCCGAGACCAATGCCCCGCACCCGAACACAATCCCGGTCCCTAAAATGATTTAGAGCATTCGAGAATTGGTAAAGGTGTCCCTTGCTGGCGCTGCGGGCTTGTTTTCGATATGAGCGGCCACTACCCTACGATTCCTTGAGACTGAGTCTCAATCCTTGCCGAGTTCGCCAGCCTCCCGCCAGCCACACTACTCCGGCCGTTCCCATACTGACAGTCGATCGATCCGCTCTCCCGGTCGATCGAAGGCCTCCGGAGCCCTGCCATGAAACGTACTGCCTTCACGCTGATCGAATTGCTTGTGGTCATCGCGATCATTGCGGTGTTGATCGCATTGCTTCTGCCTGCCGTCCAGCAAGCCCGCGAAGCCGCACGGCGGAGCCAGTGCAAAAACAATTTGAAGCAGATCGGCCTCGCTCTTCACAATTACCTCGACGTCAACTCATACCTGCCGCCGTCGTTTTGCCTGCCGAACGGCACCTCGACAGGTAACGGCGGGCAATGGTCGGTCCACGCCCGAATCCTGCCCTTTGTCGAAGAGGCGAATCTCTATCGCTTGGCCGACTTGTCCCTTCCCTACGACGACGCCGCGAATGGAAATATCGCGAACACCAAAGTCGGCCTGTTCCAGTGCCCCAGTGATATCGGAGACCGGCCGAGGGGAACCGAGCATTACCCGACCAGCTACGGAGCCAACATGGGCACGTGGTTCGTATGGGACAACGACAGTTTTGCCAGAGGCAACGGAGCCTTCGCTCCCAACGCGAAGTGGTCGACCGCCGAGTTCACTGACGGGACGAGCAATACGCTTTGCTTTTCAGAAGTAAAAGCTTGGACCCCTTACCTACGAGACACCGACGCCTTGCCGGAGCCGACGACCCTCCCAGGTACAGGTCCGGCAACCTTGAGTCTCGTCTCGGGCCAAACGACCGGAGATGCCACCAAGGTCAAAGGCAGTGAAATCGGCAATGGAACGGGACATACCGAATGGGTTGACGGACGCGTCCACCAGACCGGCTTCACGGTCGCGCTGCCGCCGAATTCGTTCGTGCCGATTGAAGGGACCGGAAGTGCGGGCAGCCCTGCGATTCGCGACGGCGACTTCACGAACTGCCGCGAGGGGAAGTCGTGCGATGAGCCCACGTATGCCGCCGTCACGTCACGTAGTTATCACGTCGGCGGGGTGCAATCGCTGCTGATGGACGGCTCGGCCCATTTCATGAGCGAGAACATCGACCTCGGTCTGTGGCGGATCCTCGGTCAGCGAAACGACGGCGACGTCATCGGCGAGTTCTAAACTACGCAATCGTCAGTAAAGCACTGCCGTGTCAGAAAATACCGAAGAAGGCGGTCCGGTTTCGGCGGCGTGTTCTTGTCGCCTGCAACGGCGTTCGTCAAGATGATCGGAATTAACCGGCACTCTTCGACTTCACCCCCTCCGCCACGCGATGAAACTCGGTATCTACGGCGGCACTTTCGATCCGGTCCATTTCGGTCACCTGCTTCTGGCCGAGCAGTGCCGGGAGCAATTGGAATTGGACGAAGTACGATTTGTGCCGGCGGGCGACCCGCCGCATAAGGATCGGCTCGGGCTGTCGGACGGGAAGGCCCGGGCTGAAATGCTCGACTTTGCGACCGCGGGAAATCCCGACTTCGTGGTCGATCGCCGAGAACTGAAGCGGGTGGGGCCGAGTTATACGATCGAAACATTGCGCGAGATCAAGGCCGAGCAGCCAGATGCATCGCTTTATTTTCTGATGGGGGCCGACTCGCTGGCGTATCTGGCGGCGTGGCGAGAGCCGCAGGAAATATTGAAATTGGCGACGGTCGCCGCAGTTGGTCGGCCGGGCGGCATATCGCTCGATCGCGACAAGGTGAAGCAGGTTTGGGGCGATGATCTCGCCGACCGCATTCACATCATCAACATGCCGCAGATCGACCTGTCCGCGACGGACATACGCCGACGGGTACGCGACGGAAGGAGCATCCGGTATATGGTGCCAGCTTCCGTAGAGGCGTATATTGGGGACCGAGAATTGTTTGGCAACGGAGGAAATCCCTGATGACAGTCAGCGAAGAACTACGGCAATTTCACGAGTTTGCCTCGAACCGGCTATTGAACGATTCCGCCGAGCTTTCGTTGGAAGAGTTGCTGGACCAATGGCGCTTCGAGAACCCCAGTTCGATGTCTGTCGGCAAAGATGTTAGTGCGGTCAAAGAAGCGATCAAAGACTACAAAGAGGGCGATCGCGGGACAATAGCCGGTGAACACTCCGCGACGCTCCGAGCGGAACTGGGAATCGGTGAGTGATGGGCCGTCTTCCGGTTGTCGAATTGCGACGTGCGCGAAATGACAAAAGGCAGATTGCCTCATGGATTCATGCAAGGTCACGCCGGGGATCTGCAGCCTGGCTTCGGGCATATGACGAACTTCTCCGTCGCCTTGGCGACGAAGCGATGTCATTCCCAGTTGTCGATCATGCTGAATTCGAGTTTCAGATTCGGACGGCTCCGTTTAAGACCCGCCGCGGAAAAATTTACCAAGTTTTTTTCTTTGTCGACGCAGGGATCGTGCATGTCGCTCGGGTGCGGGGACCGGGGCAGGCACTGCTCGACCCAGACAAACTGAATTGATCGCAAATGTCGAACATTTGACTTTCTGAATTAAGAAATACGAGGAATTGAAATGAGTACAGAAACCACACAGCCTGAGCAGTTTACATTCCAAGCCGAAGTCAGCCGGTTGTTGCACCTGCTGAGCCATTCGCTTTACCAGAATAAAGAGGTCGCGGTTCGCGAACTGGTCTCGAATGCATCCGATGCACTCGACAAGTTTCGGCACGTTGCGCTCTCCGATGAAACAGTGCGGGACGAGGCCGAATTGGCCATTCATGTCGAACTCGATGAAGAAGCCAAAACGCTAACCATCCGCGACAACGGCATCGGGATGACGCGGGACGAATTGGTCGGCAATCTCGGCACGATCGCTCACAGTGGGTCGCTCGACTTTCTGTCGAAGCTCTCGGGTGATGAAGCGAAAGACGTATCGCTGATCGGGCAGTTCGGGGTCGGGTTTTATTCCGCCTTCATGCTGGCTGACCGTGTTGAAGTTCGGACGCGTAGTTTTCAGGAAGACTCCGCCGGCGGGCTGCTCTGGGAGAGCGACGGAACGGGCAATTTCACCATCGAGCCGCTCGAAGGCGAGACCCCGCGCGGCACCGCAATTACATTAAAACTCCGCGAAGACACCGCAGAGTTTCTTAAACCGGAGCACATTAAACACGTCCTCGGCAAGTACAGCACTTTCGTGCCCTATCCGATTTATGTCGCCGAAGAACGTGTGAATGAACAGCGACCGATCTGGGTCGAGCCGAAGTCGCAGGTCACCGATGAACAATACGAAAAGTTCTATCAATACCTGTCGCACCGCAGTGATGAAAAACCGCAGTGGCATTTGCATCTCGCGGCCGACTCGCCGTTTCAGTTTCACGCCGTACTTTATGCGCCGCAATCAAATTTTGAGAAACTTGGCTTCGGCAAGAGCGAGCACGGTTTAAGCCTCTGTGCCAAGCGGGTTCTTGTCGAAAGTGATTGTAAGGATTTATTGCCGGAGTACCTCAGATTTATCTACGGTCTGGTCGACTCGGCCGATTTGCCGCTTAACGTGAGTCGGCAGGCACTGCAGGACGACACCGTCTTCCGCAAAATACGCAAAGTGCTGGTCAAAAAGGTCTTGGACCACTTGGCCAAGATGGCGAAGTCGGAACCGGAACAGTACTTGGAGTTCTGGGGTGAATTCGGCTCGATCTTGCGGGAGGGCATCGCGGGTGATTTTGAGAATCGCGACAAACTCGCTTCACTGCTGCGATTCCGGTCCTCACACGATGTCGATGGGAAGCCGATCTCTCTCGACGATTACGTGAGCCGCGCCCCGGAAGACCAAGAGCAGATCTACTTCATCGGCGGGGCCGACATGGCGTCGATCCGTAATAGCCCGAGCCTTGAAATATTTAAGAAGCGAGGTCTGGAAGTTCTATATCTGACCGATCCGGTCGATGAGTTTGTGGCGGCTCATCTCGGTACGTTTCAGGAAAAACGACTCGTCAGCATTGATTCGGCTGACGTCAAACTACCCGCCGAAAGCGATCAGCAGAAAGCGGAGAGTGAGGAAGGCGACGACGAAGCGCAAAGCAGTGACGGCGACGAAAAGAAGCATCCGGCCGGGTTCGAGAAAGTCGTCGAACTCTTCCAAGCGGGGATCGAAAATGAAGTCGAAGATGTCCGGGCGACGGAACTTCTGGCCGACAGCCCCTGTCGGCTCGTTACGCCCGAAGGTGCGCTTTCGACGCAGATGCAGAAAATCCTGGCGATGTCGAACGCCGACGGAATGCCGCCGATGAAAAAGATATTGGAGTTAAATCCGAATCATCCGTTAATCGAGCGGCTCAGTGTGCTAGCAGGAAATGAACAGAACGCGGCGTTCGTGAAAGATTGCGGTCGACAACTCTATGACAACGCTCTGCTGTTATCGGGGCTTGCTCCGAATCCCGAAACGCTGACCCGACGTACTCAGCAGTTCATGGAAGATCTCGCTGAAAAGCGGTCGTCCCTCGTGCTATAGAGATTAATGCCTAAAAAGCATGGGACATCAGGCTGAATGTCGGCGATGAGGTTTGCGCGGGCAATTCTCCGCCGACATTAAACTTCGACTTCGACCGGTCGTGGCGTCGGGGCCTGCCGTTGCGGAACGTATTCGACGGCGTCGACCGCGCGAACTTTACCGTCTCCTTGCTCCTCCAGATCGAATTCAATAATTGAACGACGGTCGCGAAGCCCGGCAAATCGGGCGTTCGTGGTCGGTTCGCCGTCCTCGCTAAACTCATTGATGTGCAGGAAGACGTCGTCGCGAAAATCGGTCTTTCCGAAGCCGGTCAGGATCGTCAGAAAGCCGAAGCCTCGTTCTTCATCGACATGGTGCATAAACCCGCGATGGGTGCCCTCATCGTCCCGAGGCGGCAGCAAATTCGGGATCAGCGGTCCGGAGTAGAAGTTGTCGGCCTCATCACGCAGTTCGTCACTGCAATTCGAGAATGCCATCACGTCAACCCGTTTGCCGCGATCCTGCAGGGCGCGCACGAGCCGCAGAAAGTCTCCGTCGCCGCTGCCTAATAAGACATAGTCGAGGTTGTCCGACTGCATCAGCGCCTCGACGGCCAGTTCGAGGTCAGCGCTCCCCGCGTATCGCTGGTTGCCTTCCGCGTCAAAATATTTCTTGACCGGCTTCAGGACGAGCCGAAACCCCGTGCGGCGGATGACCTGGTGATACGATACTATTTTTGCCCGGTAACGTTCGTCCTCCTCCATCCGCTGGCGGTCGACCGTCATATAAGCGTTGGCCCGCAAAATTGAAGTTCCTTGTGCCGCAACCAGATCCATGGCCGCCTCGTAACGCATGCCCCAACCGCCGTTGCGAGTCAGGTTTTCAATATCAAGAAAAATACCGGCTTTTAACATCGTGCTTGAAACTCCAAAATACTAATAAGTTCAATTGAAAATTGGTGATCGTTCCGCCTTACTTCG contains:
- the nadD gene encoding nicotinate-nucleotide adenylyltransferase gives rise to the protein MKLGIYGGTFDPVHFGHLLLAEQCREQLELDEVRFVPAGDPPHKDRLGLSDGKARAEMLDFATAGNPDFVVDRRELKRVGPSYTIETLREIKAEQPDASLYFLMGADSLAYLAAWREPQEILKLATVAAVGRPGGISLDRDKVKQVWGDDLADRIHIINMPQIDLSATDIRRRVRDGRSIRYMVPASVEAYIGDRELFGNGGNP
- a CDS encoding DUF1559 domain-containing protein produces the protein MKRTAFTLIELLVVIAIIAVLIALLLPAVQQAREAARRSQCKNNLKQIGLALHNYLDVNSYLPPSFCLPNGTSTGNGGQWSVHARILPFVEEANLYRLADLSLPYDDAANGNIANTKVGLFQCPSDIGDRPRGTEHYPTSYGANMGTWFVWDNDSFARGNGAFAPNAKWSTAEFTDGTSNTLCFSEVKAWTPYLRDTDALPEPTTLPGTGPATLSLVSGQTTGDATKVKGSEIGNGTGHTEWVDGRVHQTGFTVALPPNSFVPIEGTGSAGSPAIRDGDFTNCREGKSCDEPTYAAVTSRSYHVGGVQSLLMDGSAHFMSENIDLGLWRILGQRNDGDVIGEF
- a CDS encoding LabA-like NYN domain-containing protein; translated protein: MLKAGIFLDIENLTRNGGWGMRYEAAMDLVAAQGTSILRANAYMTVDRQRMEEDERYRAKIVSYHQVIRRTGFRLVLKPVKKYFDAEGNQRYAGSADLELAVEALMQSDNLDYVLLGSGDGDFLRLVRALQDRGKRVDVMAFSNCSDELRDEADNFYSGPLIPNLLPPRDDEGTHRGFMHHVDEERGFGFLTILTGFGKTDFRDDVFLHINEFSEDGEPTTNARFAGLRDRRSIIEFDLEEQGDGKVRAVDAVEYVPQRQAPTPRPVEVEV
- the htpG gene encoding molecular chaperone HtpG — protein: MSTETTQPEQFTFQAEVSRLLHLLSHSLYQNKEVAVRELVSNASDALDKFRHVALSDETVRDEAELAIHVELDEEAKTLTIRDNGIGMTRDELVGNLGTIAHSGSLDFLSKLSGDEAKDVSLIGQFGVGFYSAFMLADRVEVRTRSFQEDSAGGLLWESDGTGNFTIEPLEGETPRGTAITLKLREDTAEFLKPEHIKHVLGKYSTFVPYPIYVAEERVNEQRPIWVEPKSQVTDEQYEKFYQYLSHRSDEKPQWHLHLAADSPFQFHAVLYAPQSNFEKLGFGKSEHGLSLCAKRVLVESDCKDLLPEYLRFIYGLVDSADLPLNVSRQALQDDTVFRKIRKVLVKKVLDHLAKMAKSEPEQYLEFWGEFGSILREGIAGDFENRDKLASLLRFRSSHDVDGKPISLDDYVSRAPEDQEQIYFIGGADMASIRNSPSLEIFKKRGLEVLYLTDPVDEFVAAHLGTFQEKRLVSIDSADVKLPAESDQQKAESEEGDDEAQSSDGDEKKHPAGFEKVVELFQAGIENEVEDVRATELLADSPCRLVTPEGALSTQMQKILAMSNADGMPPMKKILELNPNHPLIERLSVLAGNEQNAAFVKDCGRQLYDNALLLSGLAPNPETLTRRTQQFMEDLAEKRSSLVL